From Chloracidobacterium thermophilum B:
CGAAATGTTCGATGTGCTGGAGCCGCTGCTGCGCGCCGCGCCGCCGCTGGCCCACGCCTTCGAGAACTACGACCAGGCGGTGGAAGCCGTACTGCCGCGCATCAGCCAGGGGCAGCGGCTGCATACGCGCATGCTGCTCAAGGCGATTCTCATGCACTCCCTGGCCGGCATTCCCGCCACAGTGCGCGACCTGACCAATGGCATCCTGTTTTACGATCTCTATGGGCAGAAGCCGACCTACAAGCTGTCGGCGGCGTTGCTTCAGCAGATCAGGGCGCTGGCCAAGAATGTCATCGTCACAGGGGATGACCCGGAGACCCGTGAGTATCGTTTTCCGCTCCATCCGGGCGAAGCCCTGACCAATCTGCTGGATGCCCAGGCGGCAAGTCTGTCTGACCACGATCCGCGCCTCAGCCTGGCGCTGCTGGCTGCAGCCAGTCAGCTCTTTGAGGATTTTCCCCTCGGCTTTGCCGAGGGGGGCGACAAACTGTGGGGGCTACGCTGTACGCACCTGTGGCACATCATCCGCCAGGACGTGCTCGGTGTGATCTGGGAACCGGCTCAGGCGAACCGGGGGAGTGACTACCAGATGCGGGTTCATTTTCCGCGCCGGGTCGGGCAGGCGGACTTTGATCTCGAAGCCATCCGGGCGGAAGACCTGGGCGTGCACTGGTTGCCGGGCGCGCTTGATACTGAGGATGTCTGGGCGCTCAAACGCCTTGTGTGTCTCTCTGATCCAACCCTGCTAGGGGGCGTAACGCCGACGGACGAACCAACGCAGCGCCTGTTTGAGGAAGTGCGCCAGGCCGGTGTTGCCCTCTTTCGCCGGAAGTACCTGACCGAGGGCCGCTTCGTCTTTCGGAACGGGACGGTCAGCGATGTGCCGCTGCCCGTCCGCCCGGAACCCTGGCAGATGTGGGAGTGGCTCCTGCCGTTGATCTCGCCGGTTTCGCCTGAAGGCATGCCGGAGGCGCTGTCTCTGGATGCGGCGCTGTGGATTGGGCATCTCGTGGCCCCGACGCGCCAGCGCGTGGAGATGTGCATTCCCGACGATCTTGACCGGGCACTGGCGGAACTGGGCGCGTACTACCATGCCTGGCGGCAACGCGATCTCTCCAAAGCCGTTGAAACGCTGTCTCAGGCACCGGAAGAAGCCACGGATATCTGGGAAGCCATCCAGGTCATCCGCCGCTTTGACCGGGTGGCGGCGCACGTCCGACATGCGCTGATGCACAAATCCATCGCCGAAGAAATGGAAGAAGTGAGCCTGCTGTTTGACAGCGATCTCGATGCGTTCTGGCGCGACCGGGCAACACTGGAGGCCGTCTATAGCTACAGTCAGGCGCAAGCCAGTTGCGAAGCGAAGTTGCGTTACCTCAACGAGAGCTTCCCGACCAACAATCCCGTTGCCGAGCGGATTCGCTCCACGTTCAAGCTCCGGGGGGCGCCGCCCTGGCAGTTGTTTTATCCGAACAACCGCAAGCAGGTGGATTTGGCCTTTGGTGCGTTCCAGCCGGTGTACGCCGAGTTTTACATCCTGCTCCACGCCAGCGCGACTCAGTCGAATGTCATCGAACCGCTCTGTACGCGCCTGGTTTCCAGTCCCGAATGGCGCAACCTGGAAATGCTCACCCAACTCAGCATCAGCCGGCAGGACTTTCTCGTGGACGCCATCAACGAAATCTCAAACCTGTATCAGATGGTGTGTACAGAGCCGGTGGAAGACATCCTGCTCACCCAACCCAAATGCCGCTGTGGGTTTGCGCCGGAAGAAGCCGGCCGGCTCAAGCTGGCGGAGGAACGGGCGCTGAGTCTGGTGCGGCGTGGGCTGGAGATTCACCGCGACATTCTCCGTGGCCAGCGCGATGTGATTCGGGACCGGCTCAAGCGCCGCCGCCAGCAGGTGCCGCCGGAAATCATTCACACCATTGCCGCCCTGGTGGGCAATGACGAGATGCCGCTGCTGGATGATAGAACCATCGCGGTTCTGAATGAGGTGCTGGAAGCGTGAGGCCAACCTCTTGCCAAATCCAGTCTCTTGTCTGGCGGTGACCGGAAAGCCTATGGTCAGAACGGAACGGACCTATCTCGGCAAGCGCGACATGATTTTCGGCTCGCGGTATATCACCCAGACGGATGATGACCGGGTTGAGTACCGCTACATTGTCTCCTGTGGGGAGAGTTACCTGTTTGAGATCATTGGAGATGATGTCTATATCGTGGCCGAAGGGGGCAATCTGGATGAGTTTGAAGCCTATGCCCGCTATCTGGCCGAGGTGGTCTATCCGGGGCAGGCACTCCGCTCTCCCGAAGACCCAACGCAGTCGGGCGCACTGGCTCTGCCGCCAGAGCCACAGGAAGGACCACAGGAACAGATGAACCGCCAGGAACCAGGAGAAACCAAGGCAGTATTATGAAGCTCATCACGGCCATCATTCGTCCCGAACGTCTCCCAGAGGTCAAAAATGCGCTGTTTCGCATTGGTGTCACCGGTTTGTCCGTCCACGGTATCCGGGGACACGGCGGTGAACCCGAAATCATCGAGTATGTTCGCGGACAACGCATCGTGGTTGACTTCACGGAAAAAGTCGCGCTGCGCATTGCCGTTTCCGAGCCTTTCGTGGAACCGACCATCACGGCCATTCTCACGGCGGCACGCACTGGGAACGTGGGCGATGGGAAAATCTTTGTTCAGCCCCTGGAGCGGGTCATCCGCATCCGTACCGGCGAGGAAAATGAAGCGGCCCTGACGCCGCTCACCGCGGACGAGGTACAGGCGCGGGCGCTCCAGGAAGCCTCTGGCCAGACAACTTCCGGGAAGACAACCGACCATTCTGAGCGATAGCACTTTGGGTAAAGCGCCATGAACGAGACAGCGATTTCATCCGGTGATACCGCGTGGCTGCTGGTTTCCACTGCGCTGGTGTTCCTCATGACGCCCGGGCTGGCCTTTTTCTACGGCGGGCTGGTCAGCCGGCGGCACGTGCTCAATACCCTGATGATGACTGTCGGCGCGCTGTGTGTGTCCGCCGTCATCTGGGTACTGATAGGCTACTCTCTGGCCTTTGTGCCCGGCGGGCCGCTGGTGGGCGGACTGGCCTGGGTAGGCTTTCAGGGAGTAGGCGACGCACCCCAGTCCGATTATGCCGCTACAGTGCCTCACCTGGCATTTGCCGCTTTTCAGGGCATGTTTGCCGTCATCACCCCGGCGCTCATTGCTGGTGCCGTGGTCGGGCGCATGAACTTCCGGGCCTTTCTGCTGTTCGTTGCCCTGTGGTGTCTTGGGGTCTATGCCCCGGTAGCGCACTGGGTGTGGGGCGTTGGGGGATGGATTCGCGCTTCCGGGGCGCTGGATTTTGCCGGTGGCACCGTGGTTCACATCACCGCCGGCTGTGCGGCGCTGGTGGCCGCCGCGCTCGTCGGCGCGCGCGCGGATGTCAAGCGTGCGCCTTTGCGTCCGCACAACGTGCCCTTCGTCCTGCTGGGGGCGGGGTTGTTGTGGTTCGGGTGGTTTGGTTTCAACGCCGGTTCGGCGCTCACGGCAGGCGGCCTGGCCAGTCTAGCCCTTGTGACCACGCATCTGAGCGCGGCGGCGGCCGTCCTCATGTGGCTGGCTATCGAAGTCTGGCGCACCGGGAAAGCCACGGCTGTGGGCGCGGCGACGGCTGCGGTTGTGGGATTGGTCGGCATCACGCCGGCGGCAG
This genomic window contains:
- a CDS encoding DUF6079 family protein; amino-acid sequence: MAQKIRDCLSVAEFVPVDFTSPGWESELLQRALLTYEFGDVLQRLSERLLAPTPAGHRASLLVGPPASGKSFLLRLVHALARSAGRPLEQAARRLQDIHAQLGSRRWHVVSIYGEQVSTSEVTLTPLDYLGRFISYTLASSDSTGVGSNLTAADILMSCRAIPDEEGIVVIIDSLDDLLRNRTPRTAGVVVAMLELLSQVSRQFPLCVYVAATDILLDSAKGHRLSPAQVATLLASHTVEYIGENAIPALIGAHLLTKNARQRHAVAQVREQLQRKLPELHLDEQRLINLYPLHPMAWDIGSRLRRYLGGFSFPAFALKAAERIRNRPAESLFTVDEMFDVLEPLLRAAPPLAHAFENYDQAVEAVLPRISQGQRLHTRMLLKAILMHSLAGIPATVRDLTNGILFYDLYGQKPTYKLSAALLQQIRALAKNVIVTGDDPETREYRFPLHPGEALTNLLDAQAASLSDHDPRLSLALLAAASQLFEDFPLGFAEGGDKLWGLRCTHLWHIIRQDVLGVIWEPAQANRGSDYQMRVHFPRRVGQADFDLEAIRAEDLGVHWLPGALDTEDVWALKRLVCLSDPTLLGGVTPTDEPTQRLFEEVRQAGVALFRRKYLTEGRFVFRNGTVSDVPLPVRPEPWQMWEWLLPLISPVSPEGMPEALSLDAALWIGHLVAPTRQRVEMCIPDDLDRALAELGAYYHAWRQRDLSKAVETLSQAPEEATDIWEAIQVIRRFDRVAAHVRHALMHKSIAEEMEEVSLLFDSDLDAFWRDRATLEAVYSYSQAQASCEAKLRYLNESFPTNNPVAERIRSTFKLRGAPPWQLFYPNNRKQVDLAFGAFQPVYAEFYILLHASATQSNVIEPLCTRLVSSPEWRNLEMLTQLSISRQDFLVDAINEISNLYQMVCTEPVEDILLTQPKCRCGFAPEEAGRLKLAEERALSLVRRGLEIHRDILRGQRDVIRDRLKRRRQQVPPEIIHTIAALVGNDEMPLLDDRTIAVLNEVLEA
- a CDS encoding P-II family nitrogen regulator yields the protein MKLITAIIRPERLPEVKNALFRIGVTGLSVHGIRGHGGEPEIIEYVRGQRIVVDFTEKVALRIAVSEPFVEPTITAILTAARTGNVGDGKIFVQPLERVIRIRTGEENEAALTPLTADEVQARALQEASGQTTSGKTTDHSER
- a CDS encoding ammonium transporter — protein: MNETAISSGDTAWLLVSTALVFLMTPGLAFFYGGLVSRRHVLNTLMMTVGALCVSAVIWVLIGYSLAFVPGGPLVGGLAWVGFQGVGDAPQSDYAATVPHLAFAAFQGMFAVITPALIAGAVVGRMNFRAFLLFVALWCLGVYAPVAHWVWGVGGWIRASGALDFAGGTVVHITAGCAALVAAALVGARADVKRAPLRPHNVPFVLLGAGLLWFGWFGFNAGSALTAGGLASLALVTTHLSAAAAVLMWLAIEVWRTGKATAVGAATAAVVGLVGITPAAGFVSPLAALVIGGVTSAVCYAAIQWRSRLSLDDTLDVFACHGVGGMCGALLTGVFARQSLNEAGADGLLAGNPKLLLIQLMAVAATLAYTLVVTFVLLKLVGLIVPLRLSPAQEREGIDRSVHGEAAYHETTGDDLFDLGAASDNLDPAVM